Proteins from one Streptomyces sp. NBC_00289 genomic window:
- the lon gene encoding endopeptidase La, whose amino-acid sequence MASTSTPLTLPVLPLDDEVVLPGMVVPLDLNDADVRAAVEAAQVAARSEPGKPRVLLVPRIDGSYPGTGVLGTVEQVGRLADGDPGALIRGRGRVKIGAGTTGPGKALWVEGTRIEESAPEPLPGHVADLVKEYKALATAWLRKRGAWQVVDRVQAIDDISTLADNSGYSPFLTTEQKVELLETADPVARLKLATQQLRDHLAEQDVAETIAKDVQEGVDKQQREFLLRRQLEAVRKELREINGEQEGEESDDYRARVEAADLPEKVREAALKEVDKLERSSDQSPEGSWIRTWLDTVLELPWNDRTEDAYDIQGAKAVLDAEHAGLEDVKERITEYLAVRKRRSDRGLGVIGGRRGGAVLALVGPPGVGKTSLGESVAHAMGRKFVRVALGGVRDEAEIRGHRRTYVGALPGRIVRAIKEAGSMNPVVLLDEIDKVGSDFRGDPAAALLEVLDPAQNHTFRDHYLEVELDLSDVVFLATANVLEAIPEALLDRMELVRLDGYTEDEKVVIARDHLLPRQLERAGLNTDEVVLDESALRKLAGEYTREAGVRTLERSIARLLRKVAAQHELGARELPFTIRDGDLRELIGRPHHVPESAQDPAERRTAVPGVATGLAVTGAGGDVLFVEASLADPETGAAGLTLTGQLGDVMKESAQIALSFLRSHGAELELPVGDLKDRGVHIHFPAGAVPKDGPSAGVTMTTALASLLSGRLVRTDVAMTGEVSLTGRVLPIGGVKQKLLAAHRAGVTTVIIPKRNEPDLDDVPAEVLDKLDVHAVTDVRQVLELALSPAVNGAESEVPVAA is encoded by the coding sequence ATGGCTTCGACGTCCACACCGCTCACTCTGCCTGTGCTGCCGCTCGACGACGAGGTCGTGCTGCCCGGAATGGTCGTACCGCTCGATCTGAACGACGCCGACGTGCGCGCCGCGGTGGAGGCCGCACAGGTCGCCGCCCGCTCGGAGCCCGGCAAGCCCAGGGTCCTGCTGGTGCCGCGCATCGACGGGTCGTACCCGGGCACCGGTGTGCTCGGCACCGTCGAGCAGGTCGGCCGGCTGGCCGACGGTGACCCCGGCGCGCTCATCCGTGGCCGCGGCCGCGTGAAGATCGGTGCCGGTACGACCGGCCCGGGCAAGGCACTGTGGGTCGAGGGAACGAGGATCGAGGAGAGCGCGCCCGAGCCGCTGCCCGGTCACGTCGCCGACCTCGTGAAGGAGTACAAGGCCCTGGCCACCGCCTGGCTGCGCAAGCGTGGCGCCTGGCAGGTGGTCGACCGGGTGCAGGCCATCGACGACATCTCCACGCTCGCCGACAACTCCGGGTACTCGCCGTTCCTGACCACCGAACAGAAGGTGGAGCTGCTGGAGACCGCCGACCCGGTCGCCCGCCTCAAGCTCGCCACCCAGCAACTCCGCGACCACCTCGCCGAACAGGACGTCGCCGAGACCATCGCCAAGGACGTCCAGGAGGGCGTCGACAAGCAGCAGCGCGAGTTCCTGCTGCGCCGCCAGCTCGAGGCCGTACGCAAGGAACTGCGCGAGATCAACGGCGAGCAGGAGGGCGAGGAGTCGGACGACTACCGCGCCCGTGTCGAGGCCGCCGACCTGCCCGAGAAGGTCCGGGAGGCCGCCCTCAAGGAGGTCGACAAGCTGGAGCGGTCCAGCGACCAGTCGCCCGAGGGCTCCTGGATCCGTACCTGGCTCGACACCGTGCTCGAACTCCCGTGGAACGACCGCACCGAGGACGCGTACGACATCCAGGGTGCCAAGGCGGTCCTGGACGCCGAGCACGCGGGCCTGGAGGACGTGAAGGAGCGCATCACCGAGTACCTGGCCGTGCGCAAGCGCCGCAGCGACCGGGGCCTGGGTGTGATCGGCGGGCGGCGCGGCGGTGCCGTGCTCGCGCTCGTCGGACCGCCCGGCGTCGGCAAGACCAGCCTCGGCGAGTCCGTGGCGCACGCCATGGGCCGCAAGTTCGTCCGGGTCGCCCTCGGCGGCGTCCGCGACGAGGCGGAGATCCGCGGCCACCGCCGTACGTACGTCGGAGCGCTGCCCGGCCGGATCGTCCGGGCGATCAAGGAGGCCGGGTCCATGAACCCGGTGGTCCTGCTGGACGAGATCGACAAGGTGGGCTCGGACTTCCGCGGCGACCCCGCGGCCGCGCTCCTGGAGGTCCTGGACCCGGCCCAGAACCACACCTTCCGGGATCACTACCTGGAGGTCGAGCTGGACCTGTCGGACGTCGTCTTCCTGGCCACCGCCAACGTGCTCGAAGCCATCCCCGAGGCCCTGCTCGACCGTATGGAGCTGGTCCGCCTGGACGGCTACACCGAGGACGAGAAGGTCGTCATCGCCCGGGATCACCTGCTCCCGCGCCAGCTGGAGCGGGCCGGTCTGAACACGGACGAGGTGGTGCTCGACGAGAGCGCCCTGCGCAAGCTCGCCGGCGAGTACACGCGCGAGGCGGGTGTCCGCACCCTGGAGCGGTCGATCGCCCGGCTGCTTCGCAAGGTCGCGGCCCAGCACGAACTGGGCGCGCGGGAGCTGCCGTTCACCATCCGGGACGGCGACCTGCGCGAGCTGATCGGCCGGCCGCACCACGTGCCCGAGTCCGCTCAGGACCCGGCCGAGCGCCGGACGGCCGTGCCGGGCGTGGCGACGGGTCTCGCGGTCACGGGCGCGGGCGGTGACGTGCTGTTCGTCGAGGCCTCCCTGGCCGACCCGGAGACGGGCGCGGCCGGACTGACCCTGACCGGCCAGCTGGGCGACGTCATGAAGGAGTCGGCGCAGATCGCGCTGAGCTTCCTGCGCTCCCACGGCGCCGAGCTGGAGCTGCCCGTCGGCGACCTGAAGGACCGGGGTGTGCACATCCACTTCCCGGCCGGCGCGGTCCCCAAGGACGGCCCGAGCGCGGGCGTCACGATGACGACGGCGCTGGCGTCGCTCCTCTCCGGCCGCCTGGTCCGCACGGACGTCGCCATGACCGGCGAGGTCTCGCTGACCGGCCGGGTGCTGCCGATCGGCGGTGTGAAGCAGAAGCTGCTCGCCGCGCACCGGGCGGGTGTCACCACGGTGATCATCCCCAAGCGCAACGAGCCCGACCTGGACGACGTCCCGGCGGAGGTGCTGGACAAGCTCGACGTCCACGCCGTCACGGATGTCCGCCAGGTCCTGGAACTGGCTCTGTCGCCGGCTGTGAACGGCGCGGAGTCGGAGGTTCCGGTAGCGGCGTGA
- a CDS encoding rhomboid-like protein, with the protein MESTETADAAAPFPPSGACPPTESGLLDGVPRQRGAAAQGTGSAGCAESEGSVESARAVVTTPPATANAGTATARAVPRRFPRRWRLLPTPPATANAGRATAPAVPRRFPRPWRLLPTPASTPVTFAFVLVLVVTSAVTAHADPALVHALHQGSSTDVAHLVRTPVLVLFASALWVAGGITSPYALGLVLVLTALERRVGGPRTAGVFLLGHVLATLATEVPVGLAVLAGHLPESSLHRLDYGVSFGVAAATGALAGLLTPWLRWPLLAVFGGALVLDLLAFTDPMTNWGHLISLVTGIATWPVIRRHHRTRTAAPAADRR; encoded by the coding sequence GTGGAATCGACCGAGACCGCCGACGCGGCGGCGCCCTTCCCGCCGTCCGGCGCGTGCCCGCCGACGGAGTCCGGGCTCCTGGACGGGGTGCCACGCCAGCGTGGTGCCGCCGCACAGGGCACCGGGTCCGCCGGCTGCGCCGAGTCCGAGGGGTCCGTCGAGTCCGCCCGGGCGGTTGTCACCACCCCGCCCGCGACGGCGAACGCCGGGACGGCCACCGCCCGGGCGGTTCCCCGCCGCTTCCCCCGCCGATGGCGCCTGCTGCCCACGCCGCCCGCGACGGCGAACGCCGGGAGGGCCACCGCCCCGGCGGTTCCCCGCCGCTTCCCCCGCCCGTGGCGCCTGCTGCCCACGCCCGCCTCGACGCCGGTCACCTTCGCCTTCGTGCTCGTCCTCGTCGTCACCTCGGCCGTCACCGCCCACGCCGACCCGGCGCTCGTGCACGCCCTCCACCAGGGGTCCAGCACCGACGTGGCGCACCTCGTGCGGACGCCCGTGCTGGTGCTGTTCGCCAGCGCCCTGTGGGTCGCGGGCGGGATCACCTCGCCGTACGCGCTCGGTCTCGTCCTGGTCCTCACCGCGCTGGAGCGGCGCGTCGGCGGCCCGCGCACGGCCGGCGTGTTCCTTCTCGGCCATGTCCTGGCCACCCTCGCGACCGAGGTGCCCGTGGGCCTCGCCGTCCTGGCCGGCCACCTCCCCGAGAGTTCGCTGCACCGTCTCGACTACGGCGTCAGCTTCGGCGTGGCCGCCGCCACCGGCGCCCTGGCCGGACTCCTCACGCCCTGGCTGCGCTGGCCGCTCCTGGCGGTCTTCGGCGGGGCGCTGGTCCTGGACCTGCTCGCGTTCACGGACCCGATGACGAACTGGGGCCATCTGATCTCGCTGGTGACCGGCATCGCCACCTGGCCGGTGATCCGACGGCACCACCGGACGCGGACCGCGGCCCCTGCGGCGGACCGCAGGTAG
- a CDS encoding spermidine synthase, translating into MPLSYSYDTPEVLDRREGPYGEVVLRRHGELLQIIANGCFLMDTSDGRSERLLMDAALDALDGRPAPPARPSVLIGGLGVGFSLAHAAANPRWGRITVVEREPAIVDWHRGGPLSALSAPALADPRTGILETDLVAFVNETCATYDALCLDIDNGPGWTVTEGNDSLYSVDGLASCARVLNPGGVLAVWSARPSPEFEGSLRNAGFQQVRTEEIPVARGVPDVVHLAVRPG; encoded by the coding sequence ATGCCCCTCTCGTACTCGTACGACACCCCCGAAGTCCTGGACCGTCGCGAGGGCCCGTACGGCGAGGTCGTGTTGCGGCGCCACGGCGAGCTGCTGCAGATCATCGCCAACGGGTGCTTCCTGATGGACACCTCCGACGGACGGTCGGAGCGGCTGCTGATGGACGCGGCGCTCGACGCCCTGGACGGGCGGCCGGCGCCCCCGGCCCGTCCGAGTGTGCTGATCGGCGGACTGGGCGTCGGATTCTCGCTCGCACACGCGGCGGCGAACCCGCGGTGGGGCCGGATCACGGTCGTCGAGCGCGAGCCCGCCATCGTCGACTGGCATCGCGGCGGTCCGCTGTCCGCGCTCTCGGCGCCCGCCCTCGCCGACCCGCGCACCGGGATTCTGGAAACGGACCTTGTCGCATTCGTCAATGAGACATGCGCCACGTACGACGCGCTGTGCCTGGACATCGACAACGGGCCCGGCTGGACGGTCACCGAGGGCAACGACAGCCTCTACTCCGTCGACGGACTGGCCAGCTGCGCAAGGGTGTTGAACCCGGGTGGCGTGTTGGCGGTGTGGTCGGCGCGGCCATCTCCGGAATTTGAAGGATCCCTACGGAATGCCGGGTTCCAACAGGTGCGTACCGAAGAGATCCCGGTTGCCCGGGGCGTTCCCGACGTCGTACATCTCGCCGTCCGACCTGGATAG
- a CDS encoding response regulator transcription factor → MEQTHTSHNGTAAAPGAQRRVLVVEDDPTIVDAIATRLRAEGFLVQTAGDGPSAVDTAEAWQPDLLILDIMLPGFDGLEVCRRVQAARPVPVLMLTARDDETDMLVGLGVGADDYMTKPFSMRELAARVHVLLRRVERAAIAASTPRSGILRLGELEIDHAQRRVRVRSDDVHLTPTEFDLLVCLANTPRAVLSREQLLAEVWDWADASGTRTVDSHIKALRRKIGAERIRTVHGVGYALETPTP, encoded by the coding sequence ATGGAGCAGACACACACCTCCCACAACGGTACGGCGGCGGCCCCCGGCGCTCAGCGCCGGGTTCTGGTCGTGGAGGACGATCCGACGATCGTGGACGCCATCGCGACCCGCCTGCGCGCCGAGGGATTCCTCGTGCAAACGGCGGGCGACGGTCCGTCAGCGGTCGACACGGCCGAGGCCTGGCAGCCCGATCTGCTGATCCTCGACATCATGCTGCCCGGCTTCGACGGCCTGGAGGTCTGCCGCCGTGTGCAGGCCGCGCGTCCGGTGCCGGTGCTGATGCTGACCGCCCGCGACGACGAGACCGACATGCTGGTCGGACTCGGCGTGGGCGCCGACGACTACATGACCAAGCCGTTCTCGATGCGTGAGCTGGCCGCACGGGTGCACGTGCTGCTGCGCCGCGTGGAGCGGGCCGCGATCGCGGCCTCGACCCCGCGCAGCGGAATCCTGCGGCTGGGCGAGCTGGAGATCGACCACGCGCAGCGCCGGGTGCGGGTGCGCAGCGACGACGTGCATCTGACGCCCACCGAGTTCGACCTCCTGGTGTGCCTCGCCAACACCCCCCGCGCGGTGCTCTCCCGTGAGCAGCTGCTCGCCGAGGTGTGGGACTGGGCGGACGCCTCGGGTACCCGGACCGTCGACAGCCACATCAAGGCGCTGCGGCGGAAGATCGGCGCCGAGCGGATCCGCACGGTGCACGGTGTCGGTTACGCGCTGGAGACGCCGACGCCATGA
- a CDS encoding sensor histidine kinase, which translates to MSDGPAPRRSPGEPWGGVRPFSIKTKLGALVVVSVLITTGLSVIAVHTKTELRFITVFSMIATLLITQFVAHSLTAPLDEMNTVARSISHGDYTRRVRESRRDELGDLAQTINVMADELEAQELQRKELVANVSHELRTPIAGLRAVLENIVDGVQQADPETMRTALKQTERLGRLVETLLDLSRLDNGVVPLKKRRFEVWPYLSGVLKEANMVASARAGIASGSGNHTRTDVHLHLDVSPPELTAHADPERIHQVVANLIDNAVKHSPAHGRVTVRARRGPLPESLDLEVLDEGPGIPRSEWRRVFERFNRGNVSRPHGPGSDGGTGLGLAIARWAVDLHGGRIGVAESDRGCRIIVTLPGESSVPS; encoded by the coding sequence ATGAGCGACGGGCCGGCCCCACGGAGAAGCCCCGGGGAGCCCTGGGGGGGCGTACGCCCGTTCTCGATCAAGACCAAGCTGGGCGCGCTGGTCGTCGTCTCGGTGCTGATCACCACGGGGCTGTCGGTGATCGCGGTGCACACCAAGACGGAGCTGCGCTTCATCACGGTCTTCTCGATGATCGCCACACTGCTGATCACGCAGTTCGTGGCGCATTCGCTCACCGCGCCGCTGGACGAGATGAACACGGTGGCCCGGTCCATCTCGCACGGCGACTACACCCGCCGGGTACGTGAGAGCCGGCGCGACGAGCTGGGCGACCTGGCCCAGACGATCAACGTGATGGCCGACGAGCTGGAGGCGCAGGAGCTCCAGCGCAAGGAGCTGGTGGCCAACGTCTCGCACGAGCTGCGGACGCCCATCGCGGGCCTGCGCGCGGTGCTGGAGAACATCGTCGACGGGGTCCAGCAGGCCGACCCCGAGACGATGCGTACGGCCCTGAAGCAGACCGAGCGGCTGGGCCGGCTGGTGGAGACGCTGCTCGACCTGTCCAGGCTGGACAACGGCGTCGTACCACTGAAGAAACGTCGCTTCGAGGTGTGGCCGTACCTGTCGGGCGTCCTGAAGGAGGCCAACATGGTCGCCTCCGCGCGCGCGGGCATCGCCTCCGGCTCCGGCAACCACACCCGTACGGACGTCCATCTGCACCTCGACGTGTCCCCGCCGGAGCTGACCGCGCACGCGGACCCGGAGCGGATCCACCAGGTCGTGGCCAACCTCATCGACAACGCGGTCAAGCACAGTCCGGCGCACGGCCGGGTGACGGTCAGGGCGCGGCGCGGGCCGCTGCCCGAGTCGCTGGACCTCGAGGTGCTGGACGAGGGCCCCGGCATCCCGAGGTCGGAGTGGCGCCGTGTGTTCGAGCGGTTCAACCGCGGCAACGTCAGCCGGCCGCACGGGCCCGGCAGCGACGGCGGCACGGGCCTCGGCCTGGCGATCGCCCGCTGGGCGGTGGATCTGCACGGCGGCCGGATCGGTGTGGCCGAATCCGACCGGGGCTGCAGGATT